In the Candidatus Thermoplasmatota archaeon genome, CTCATCCCATCTTCCCAAAAAAATCAATGAAGTTATAGGTTAAAAATATTTACGATTGTACTTTCCGAAGTACTGTTTGCTCAAAAAATGTTAAATAATAGATTATATTAACGAACCCGACGGTGAACAGAATGACTGCTTCTAAGTATGTTAGACAACCCATTGTCAGTGTTCTAGGTCATGTTGATCACGGTAAAACATCACTCCTAGATTACATCAGGGGTACTACTGTTGCGGCACGTGAAGCAGGGGCTATAACCCAGCATATAGGAGCAACGGAGGTACCAATTGATGCGATTCAAAAAATCTGCGGGGATCTACTTAAGGGGAAAAAGTTTACTCTCTCAGGTTTACTGTTTATTGACACACCTGGTCATCATGCTTTTACAACACTTCGTACTAGGGGTGGTTCACTAGCTGATTTAGCTGTATTAGTTGTTGATGTAAATGAGGGTTTTAAACCACAGACCTATGAATCAGTAAATATACTAAGACAATACAAGACACCTTTTGTTATAGCTGCTAACAAAATCGATGCTATCTCTGGTTGGCAGACAAGCAGAGAGGCTAGTAAAACGCGCATAGAGAAACAGCGTCCTCATACTAAAACTATATTTGAAGAAAAAATCTATGATATTATTGGTACGCTTTCTGAAAACAGTCTCAGCTCTGATCTTTATTTTAACATAGCTGATTTTAGAAAAACCATTGCTATCATACCTGTGTCAGCAAAGACTGGCGAGGGTGTATCAGAGCTTCTGATGGTTCTCGTTGGGTTAGCACAGCGATTTTTAGAAGACAGGCTTCAGATAGAAAGTGGCCCAGGAAAAGGTAGCGTTCTTGAGGTAAAAGAAGAAGTTGGTCTTGGTACAACAATTGATACCATCATCTATAATGGGGTGATAAAAAATGATGACAAAATCGTTGTTGGCACAAAAGGTGAACCAGTTGTAACAACGATAAAGGCTCTTCTTAAACCCAAACCGCTTGATGAAATACGTGATCCTAGGGAGCGTTTTGATAGTGTAAAAGAGGTGCACGCAGCATGTGGTATAAAGATTTCTTCGCCTAACCTAGAGAATGTTATCCCAGGTGCACCCATAAGAGTAGTGAAAGATAATTTACAAGAAATCGTAGATGAGATAAAAAATCAGACAAAAATAGATTTCGAGCTAGATGAACAGGGTATTGTGATAATGGCTGATACAATAGGATCACTGGAGGCATTGATAAAAGAGTCTAGGGAAAAAGGTATACGTATTAGAAAAGCAGAGATAGGAAATGTATCAAAGAGAGATGTTGTAGAAGCGAATGCAGCATCAGACCCACTTGATAAGGTTATTTTTGCTTTTAACATAAAGATACTACCTGAGGCAAGAGAAGAACTTGTAAACACTGATGTAACAATTTTCAACGAGGATGTAATCTATACTATACTTGAGAAATATGATGAATGGGTTCAAAAAAAGAAGGCAGAGATAGAGCGGGAGAGAAGACAGGAGTTCACGCATCCAGGTATGATAAAGTTTTTGCCTGAATATATTTTCAGGGTTAGCCACCCAGCTATTTTTGGTGTGAGGGTTTTAGCGGGTAGAATAAAAACAGATGTAAAACTTATGAGGGAGGATGGGCGTTCAATAGGTAAGATAAAAGGTATACAATCAGAGAATAAGTCGTTAGAAGAAGCTTTACAGGGCCAAGAAGTCGCGATATCAATAGAGGATGTGACAATTGGTAGACAAATCAAGGGTGGTGACATCCTTTACACAGATATCCCTGAGAGCGATGTCAAGAAGCTACGTCAGATGGATATACTTAACCCTGATGAGAAAGATGTTTTAAACAAGATAATAGATATCAAACGTAAAACAAACAAGTTCTGGGGTATGTAAAAATTCTATAAAAAACCCTAATAAACGTATTTATTATACAGGGTAGCGGAAAAGAGATGTCTATAAGAGAGATTAAAGAAGCTGAAAAAAAGGCTTTGCAGTCTATAGAAAAAGCAAAAAAGGATGCAGAAAAAATAATAGAAAAAGCAAAAAAGGATGCAGAAAAAATAAAACAAAAGATAATACAAACAGCACAAAAAAAATCAAAAGAAGCTTATAACAAAGCAGAGCAGTCTGTAAAAAAGGATATAGAAAAAATAAAAAACAATGCCAAGGAAGAAATAGAGCGTCTCAGGGAAACAGCAAACAAAAAAATTGAGGAGGCTGTTGAGTTAATCTTAAAAGAGGTAGAGAAGGGGGAATAAATCATATTATTTCCAGCTCCGATGAAAAAGGTTACACTGGTAGTGCATCAAAACTATATCGAGGATGTTGTAAAAAACCTTCATGAAACCGGTTTAATGGAGATCATTGATGTCTCAAGAGAAAAAACAGATGGTGCATTAAATGATTTAGAACAAGCCTCTGTGCACCCTGAGGCAGGTGTATGTGCGACATATGAGCTTAGGTTATCTAGGGTTATAGACATCCTTAAAAAATCAAGGAAACAACCAAGCGGGTTAAAAGCTGTATTGCATCCTCAGTTACCTAAAATAAAAATTGTTAAGGAGAAAAACCTCAAAGAACTATTCTCAGAGGCTGAAGATTTACTTGGTGAAATCGAAAAAAACACGATCGAGAATGAGCAAATACTAGAAAAGATAAATGAACAAAAACAGAGGATTAATCAGGATTTCCAGATAGTTAAACATTTAACAAACTTTGATTTTGATTTATCAGACATAGGTGAATCCTCTTATATAATAATCAAGGCTGGTAAAACATCTGATATTATTTCTATTAAAACTGAGTTGAAGAAAAATGATAGAACAGTTTTACATTCCAAGTGGGTTGGTACTAAGAAAAAACCTGAATGGGTAGCTGTTATAGCTGCGTATATCTCTGAGAAAGACAGTGTTGAGAGGATATGTAGGGATAAATTAGTTGAGTTTGACTTGAGACATCTAAAGGGTTCACCAGATGATGTTTTGAACTCTCTTAAAAAGGAGATGATTAAACTAGAAAAAGAGCGAATCAGGATCGCATCTCATCTTCAGAAGATATCTGAGAAACAGTTTGATGATCTTCTAGTTTTACGTGAAGAAATACAGCTTGAGAGAGTTAAAAAAGAGGTTTCTAAGAATTTTGCTAAAACACAGAAAACCTATGTGATAAGAGGCTGGGTTCTTGAAAAAAAGGAAGAGGAACTAAAAAAACTGGTAAAACATGTTTCAAAGGATCTTCTGTTGTATAGCTCTGAGGCGCCATCTGTTAACCCTGATAATCCACCAACATATATCGAGGTTCCTTTTTGGGCGAAACCTTTCAAAACTTTTGTTGATTTGTTTTCTACACCTAAATACAATGAGTTGAATCCAACGGTAATACTTGCTGTTTTTTTCATGATATTCTTTGGTATCATGCTTGGTGACGCAGGCTATGGGATGATACTAATAATCTTGTCTATATTTGGTCTTCTAAGATTTGGTAAATATAGTAGTTTTATTAAAGAATGGTCGATAATGGGTTTACTCCTTGGTATAACAACTACTATCTTTGGGTTTTTGACATATAGTTTCTTCGGGGATTTTATACCAAGGTTTTTCTTTGATAAACCAAGTGAACCACTGTATAGTTTTACTGTTTTTGGAGTAAGGTTTCCTATTGAACCGTTACGTGATCCGATTTCAATTCTAACTGTTGCTCTTATACTTGGTTTGATTCAACTCAACGTTGGTGTTCTGCTTGCTATTTACCAATCATATAAACGAAGGGAATTTAAAAACATGTTAACAAAAAATCTTTGTTGGATTCCGTTACAAATTGGTGGCGGGTTGTTAATTGGATATTATATTCTTGGGTGGGATATATCCAATGTTTTGATTTATACAGCTGCTGTTTTAACGTTAACCGGTTTCATATTGTTGTTTATAAAAGAGGGGCCACTGGGTTTCTTTAGGGTGACAGGGTACATAGGTGACTGGCTTTCATATGCGCGTTTACTTGCCCTAGGTCTTGCAACCAGTGGGATGGCGCTTGCGTTTAACACAGTAGCAGAGATTTTGCCGCAGATAATCCCAATAGTTGGTTTAATCCTGATGCCAATAGTGTTAATAATCGCTCATACTGTGAACCTTGGGCTTAATACCCTTGGAGCAGGTGTTCACTCTCTAAGACTTCAATATGTTGAGTTTTTCAACAGGTTTTATGAGGGGGGTGGAAGAGCCTACTCCCCATTTAAAACATATAGAAGATATACGAGACTTAAAAATGAAAACATAAAATAAAAAATTTGATGTATGGAGGAAAATAATATATGATGAAAAAGAAAAAAACAGGAACAATGATGGCGCTTTTGTTTGTGGTAACACTAGTATGTTTATCTGCAGGTATAGCTAGCGCCCAAGAAGAAAATGAGGCAAAAGCTGAACATGTGCCCCTTGTTATTTTAGGGTGCGCATTAGCCATAAGTATAGCTGGTATATCAGCTGCGACAGGACTAGCTTTTTCAGGTTCGTCCGCAGTCGCAGTGACAGCTGAAAAACCTGATTTATTTGGGAAACTACTGGTTTTACAGGTTTTACCTATGACACAGGCAGTCTATGGTTTGCTAACAGCCATATTGCTCATGATGGGAGTAGGACTACTAGGTGGTACTCCAAAGGCAACAATGCTTCAAGGCATGGGATCAGTATGGATAGGGTTAATAGTAGGACTAACAGGAATATCAGCTATAAACCAGGGTATGGTAGCCTCATCATCGATTAGCGCTGTTGGCAGAAACCCAGATGTGACAGCAAGAGGAATAATATTCACAGTCATGACAGAAACCATAGCAATATTTGGTTTACTAGCAGGCATTCTACTAATGACTGGTCTAGGGCTTCTAGGATAAAAACATTTTGTGGAATTTTATGTCAGCAGAAAAAATCATACAACAAATAATCAAGGATTCAGAAAAAGAAATAAAACAGATACAAACAGAAGCAAAAAAACAAGCTACTACAATAATAAATACTGCTAAAAAAGAAGCCCAGTTGGAAGCAGAGAAAATAATATCAGATGGAAAAAAACAAATCGAAAACACAAAAAAAATAATGATATCAAAGGCTCATCAAGAAACAAAAAGAGACATCATGAACACAAAAGAAAAAATAATCGAAGACTGCTTTACGAAGGCACAACAAAAACTATTGGCACTAAAAGAAGATGAATACAATAGGATAGTCCACAGGCTTATATCAGAGGGATGCAAAAAAATCGGTGGGCAATGCAACGTAATTATATCAAAGGATGCTGACAAAAAAATCGCAGAAAACATGGGGTTGAAGGTAATAGGAAACATAGAATCAACCGGTGGAGTGATCTTGAAATCAAATGATGGAAAAATAACTTTAGACAACACCTTCGACGGGATATTAAAAAGAGAAAAAGACAAAATAAGGGTAAAAGTGGGGAAGCTGCTTTTCTCATAAAAAAAAACAGGGGGATTATAAATTTGTTTGAATGGCTAATAGACCCATACAACTACCCTTTCTGGGTTATCATAATAGCAATAATAGCTGTAGCCATATTCACAATCTCTCGTTACTTGTCTACCCCAATCAAATTCATATACCCAAACGCGAAATTTGAGGCTATAGGAAACCCGTTTGTAAAAGAAAAAGAACTAAATCGTCTTTTAGACAGTAAAAACCTTACAACACTAAAAGACTCTTTAAACACACTCAGAGATTACAAGGTATCAGGAGAAAATGCTTTTGAGATGCAACACTCATTAGATGAAAACCTGGTTAAAACCATAGAGATGATGCGCAGGGATAGCTCCAAAAAAATGAGTGATTTTTATGATGTTTATCTTGAAAAATTGGATATTTACTTAATAAAAAATGAGTTAAAAAGAAAAATAGAGGGTAAAAAAACTGAGACAAATGTTTTAGAAGATGCTGTTCTCCCAAAAACTAGGGAATTACTTCAGAAACTACAGTACGCTGAAAAAAAAGATATCCCTGGTGTACTAAAAAAATACGGTTTTGAAAAAGATATACTGGAGGTAGTATCAAATGTTGATATAGATTTTTTAACTCTTGATACGCTTCTGGATAAACATGTTATAAACAGGTTTAAACAAGTGAAAGTTCCTCGTAAATGTGAGGAGACGAAACAGCGTTTTGTAAACATCATGTTAGACATACAAAATATTAAAAATATTCTTAGGGCAAAACACATTGGCTACGATGAAACAACTTGTTCTAAATTGTTCCTTGGGGCGGGTCAGGAGATAGCGACATGGAAATTCAAAGAGTTGGCTGAGGCTGAAAATGTTTCGCAGGTTATACTGCATTTAGAGGGTACATCATATTATGATTCCTTGAAAGATTCAATTGAGGTGTACAACAAAGAGAAATCAGTTCAACTTTTAGAAAACACTCTGGATGGTTATTTTTTAAAAACCATGAAGGAATTGTCGGTTCAGAACTATACACATATTGGTCCGACGCTTAGATTTATTGTTTCAAAAGAATTTGAGATTAAAAATCTTAAAATAATTGCAAAAGGTTTGGCTGAAAACCTACCATCTGGTTTCACTAAAAACTTGTTGACAGTGGAGGCTGTTTGATGAAAATTGCGGCAATCTGTGACAATGACACAGCCATTGGTCTACGGCTTGCTGGTATGCATGAGTGTTTTGTACCAGAAAAAGATAGTTTGTTGGTTTTTGATGAAATAACCAAGCGTGGTGACATTGGTGTGTTGTTTATTACAGAAAAAATAGCTCAGCAAATAGGTAAACAATTAAAAGATTTTAGGCTTAAACATGACCTACCAATCATAATAGAAATCCCAGATAAAAAAGGGCATCCTGAGGGTCATGTTGATTTCATCTCCTATTTGATAAAAAGAGCGGTTGGTATAGACTTGAGTAAAAAGAATATGTGATATTTGGAGGAGCATGTATATGTCTCAAATTGTTGGTAAAATAACGAGGATATCAGGACCTGTTATCGAAGCGGATAACATGCGTGGATCAAAAATGTATGATGTTGTCCGCGTTGGTGAAGAAAACCTGATTGGTGAAATAATTCGTTTAAATGAGGATAACGCAACTGTGCAGGTTTATGAGGATACCACTGGTTTGAAACCAGGTGAAAAAGTTGTTTCTACTCAGGAGCCTTTGTCCCTGGAGCTTGGCCCTGGTCTCATCGCTAGTATATATGATGGTATACAACGTCCGCTACCAGCGATTCGTAGTCGTACCGGTGATTTTATTTCACGTGGTGTAGAGGCACATGCTCTTGATAGGAAAAAGAAATGGTTGTTCACACCGAAAGTAAAACCTGGTGATAAAGTAAAAGAGGGGGATATACTCGGTGAGGTACCTGAAACTAGGTATATTATGCATAAAATCATGGTTCCCCTAGGATTAGATGGTGTGGTTGATTCAGTTGCAAACAAGGGGGAGTACACAGTTGATGAGGAGGTTACTACACTTAAGACAAACGATGGTAAGGTTGTTAAATTAACTATGATACAGAGGTGGCCTGTTCGTAAACCAAGGCCTTTTGTTGAAAAATATGATCCCACTCTTCCTTTGGTTACAGGTCAACGTGTGATCGATACGTTTTTCCCTATAGCAAAGGGTGGTACAGCTGCCATACCCGGTGGTTTTGGTACAGGTAAAACAGTTATGCTTCATCAGCTAGCTAAATGGAGTGACGCAAAAATAATTGTTTATGTTGGTTGTGGTGAACGTGGTAACGAGATGACAGATGTTCTTAGAGAGTTTCCTGAGCTTAAGGACCCAGCTACTGGTGAGGCATTGATAAATCGTACTGTTCTTATCGCTAACACTTCGAATATGCCTGTTGCTGCTAGGGATGCTAGTGTCTATACTGGTATAACTATTGCTGAGTATTATCGTGACATGGGCTATGATGTTGCTCTTATGGCTGATAGTACCTCCCGTTGGGCTGA is a window encoding:
- a CDS encoding V-type ATP synthase subunit F, with the protein product MKIAAICDNDTAIGLRLAGMHECFVPEKDSLLVFDEITKRGDIGVLFITEKIAQQIGKQLKDFRLKHDLPIIIEIPDKKGHPEGHVDFISYLIKRAVGIDLSKKNM
- a CDS encoding V-type ATPase subunit → MFEWLIDPYNYPFWVIIIAIIAVAIFTISRYLSTPIKFIYPNAKFEAIGNPFVKEKELNRLLDSKNLTTLKDSLNTLRDYKVSGENAFEMQHSLDENLVKTIEMMRRDSSKKMSDFYDVYLEKLDIYLIKNELKRKIEGKKTETNVLEDAVLPKTRELLQKLQYAEKKDIPGVLKKYGFEKDILEVVSNVDIDFLTLDTLLDKHVINRFKQVKVPRKCEETKQRFVNIMLDIQNIKNILRAKHIGYDETTCSKLFLGAGQEIATWKFKELAEAENVSQVILHLEGTSYYDSLKDSIEVYNKEKSVQLLENTLDGYFLKTMKELSVQNYTHIGPTLRFIVSKEFEIKNLKIIAKGLAENLPSGFTKNLLTVEAV
- a CDS encoding V-type ATP synthase subunit I, whose product is MKKVTLVVHQNYIEDVVKNLHETGLMEIIDVSREKTDGALNDLEQASVHPEAGVCATYELRLSRVIDILKKSRKQPSGLKAVLHPQLPKIKIVKEKNLKELFSEAEDLLGEIEKNTIENEQILEKINEQKQRINQDFQIVKHLTNFDFDLSDIGESSYIIIKAGKTSDIISIKTELKKNDRTVLHSKWVGTKKKPEWVAVIAAYISEKDSVERICRDKLVEFDLRHLKGSPDDVLNSLKKEMIKLEKERIRIASHLQKISEKQFDDLLVLREEIQLERVKKEVSKNFAKTQKTYVIRGWVLEKKEEELKKLVKHVSKDLLLYSSEAPSVNPDNPPTYIEVPFWAKPFKTFVDLFSTPKYNELNPTVILAVFFMIFFGIMLGDAGYGMILIILSIFGLLRFGKYSSFIKEWSIMGLLLGITTTIFGFLTYSFFGDFIPRFFFDKPSEPLYSFTVFGVRFPIEPLRDPISILTVALILGLIQLNVGVLLAIYQSYKRREFKNMLTKNLCWIPLQIGGGLLIGYYILGWDISNVLIYTAAVLTLTGFILLFIKEGPLGFFRVTGYIGDWLSYARLLALGLATSGMALAFNTVAEILPQIIPIVGLILMPIVLIIAHTVNLGLNTLGAGVHSLRLQYVEFFNRFYEGGGRAYSPFKTYRRYTRLKNENIK
- a CDS encoding V-type ATPase subunit subunit G family protein, coding for MSIREIKEAEKKALQSIEKAKKDAEKIIEKAKKDAEKIKQKIIQTAQKKSKEAYNKAEQSVKKDIEKIKNNAKEEIERLRETANKKIEEAVELILKEVEKGE
- the infB gene encoding translation initiation factor IF-2; this encodes MTASKYVRQPIVSVLGHVDHGKTSLLDYIRGTTVAAREAGAITQHIGATEVPIDAIQKICGDLLKGKKFTLSGLLFIDTPGHHAFTTLRTRGGSLADLAVLVVDVNEGFKPQTYESVNILRQYKTPFVIAANKIDAISGWQTSREASKTRIEKQRPHTKTIFEEKIYDIIGTLSENSLSSDLYFNIADFRKTIAIIPVSAKTGEGVSELLMVLVGLAQRFLEDRLQIESGPGKGSVLEVKEEVGLGTTIDTIIYNGVIKNDDKIVVGTKGEPVVTTIKALLKPKPLDEIRDPRERFDSVKEVHAACGIKISSPNLENVIPGAPIRVVKDNLQEIVDEIKNQTKIDFELDEQGIVIMADTIGSLEALIKESREKGIRIRKAEIGNVSKRDVVEANAASDPLDKVIFAFNIKILPEAREELVNTDVTIFNEDVIYTILEKYDEWVQKKKAEIERERRQEFTHPGMIKFLPEYIFRVSHPAIFGVRVLAGRIKTDVKLMREDGRSIGKIKGIQSENKSLEEALQGQEVAISIEDVTIGRQIKGGDILYTDIPESDVKKLRQMDILNPDEKDVLNKIIDIKRKTNKFWGM
- a CDS encoding V-type ATP synthase subunit E, which encodes MSAEKIIQQIIKDSEKEIKQIQTEAKKQATTIINTAKKEAQLEAEKIISDGKKQIENTKKIMISKAHQETKRDIMNTKEKIIEDCFTKAQQKLLALKEDEYNRIVHRLISEGCKKIGGQCNVIISKDADKKIAENMGLKVIGNIESTGGVILKSNDGKITLDNTFDGILKREKDKIRVKVGKLLFS
- a CDS encoding ATP synthase subunit A; translation: MSQIVGKITRISGPVIEADNMRGSKMYDVVRVGEENLIGEIIRLNEDNATVQVYEDTTGLKPGEKVVSTQEPLSLELGPGLIASIYDGIQRPLPAIRSRTGDFISRGVEAHALDRKKKWLFTPKVKPGDKVKEGDILGEVPETRYIMHKIMVPLGLDGVVDSVANKGEYTVDEEVTTLKTNDGKVVKLTMIQRWPVRKPRPFVEKYDPTLPLVTGQRVIDTFFPIAKGGTAAIPGGFGTGKTVMLHQLAKWSDAKIIVYVGCGERGNEMTDVLREFPELKDPATGEALINRTVLIANTSNMPVAARDASVYTGITIAEYYRDMGYDVALMADSTSRWAEAMREISGRLEEMPGEEGYPAYLASRLAEFYERGGRVRLLCSDKREGSVSVMGAVSPPGGDFSEPVAQNTLRIVKVFWALDADLADRRHFPSINWLKSYSLYLDEVGRWWAKDVGEDWLSLINKAMALLQKESELQEIVKLVGPDALPAKERVLLESAKMIRENYLQQSAFHEVDTYCPIKKQYGMLKLMLRFSDKILDAVEKNVRVEDIISLSCVEMLARISKIPNEEFEKKFKKIEQDLDEEIDSLVRRQTK